The proteins below come from a single Asanoa ferruginea genomic window:
- a CDS encoding TetR/AcrR family transcriptional regulator → MDSRELLVDTMSELMWERGYADTSPRHVRERSGVGQGSMYHHFSTKRDLALAALERNIADLLPAASELDGPGDPMARIEAYLMRPRAALKGCKVGRMTQDPQVREDPVLLAPVARAFAEVHVSWVRVLREAVAAGQLRDDLDPEQLAHTLMAVLQGGYVLAIAQQDQGPFDDARAGALALLRAAKPNPKINRRK, encoded by the coding sequence ATGGACTCGCGAGAACTCCTGGTCGACACGATGAGCGAGCTGATGTGGGAGCGTGGTTACGCCGACACCAGCCCGCGCCACGTGCGCGAGCGGTCCGGCGTGGGCCAGGGCAGCATGTACCACCACTTTTCGACCAAGCGAGACCTGGCGCTGGCCGCGCTCGAGCGCAACATCGCCGACCTGCTGCCGGCCGCGTCCGAGCTCGACGGCCCCGGCGACCCGATGGCCCGCATCGAGGCCTACCTGATGCGTCCCCGCGCCGCCCTGAAGGGCTGCAAGGTCGGGCGGATGACCCAGGACCCCCAGGTCCGCGAAGACCCGGTGCTGCTCGCCCCGGTCGCGCGCGCGTTCGCCGAGGTCCACGTGAGCTGGGTGAGGGTGCTCCGCGAGGCGGTCGCCGCGGGCCAACTGCGCGACGACCTCGACCCCGAGCAGCTCGCACACACCCTGATGGCCGTGCTCCAGGGCGGCTACGTGCTCGCGATCGCACAGCAGGACCAGGGCCCGTTCGACGACGCCCGGGCCGGCGCGCTCGCCCTGCTCCGCGCCGCCAAGCCCAACCCTAAGATCAACAGGAGGAAATGA
- a CDS encoding methyltransferase, whose product MKPGVGSVDESHAGHLATMLAYVDRQELDPRETFHEWEAELPPAERAAFGGLKDSAAIRASIEAAFPGHTVHNVDGMNEVYVSNMGAKGSDRAFLQHHIDGPFGLLPFMTLLRCLVVVRGNDRVTTIFSAQRRGDTLRTGQFCWFDYNRDIHHITKTGDPDDLLDDSRICLKVHYAVAPRWLAPFQSLFEGWNETYNRRARQLFVASKNPQSAIGRFLGAIVNVGTFLYPLFFQYVGVLNLLVVLLFWVASAGHPTERVYLFSFVHYLLYVFAYAFRAVEPGRFARDATLFQLIALGTLFYQYGQEGLDVPSLAVAAVGFGLSGLAFLRLGSDRTYFGAEFGVVPPGRVTGFPYGVIPHPMIVGKLVGFAGLALHAPFRAAWWPLLVGHVACYVLVLCQELAGRHVAFRFEETYRDFARFHRRTGNVVVHLVTTGLGLLGIFGLVGLVGPTPAVAVSFVAVGYAFFCAYTAPDQTALTSVLFTGVVLAAYLALPTLIWPVSVGLLVFGWVAQDLSHIVFRERTYMSSYQRERGAAGQFALHSVLLVPLICRAAFFRVTEPATA is encoded by the coding sequence ATGAAGCCCGGGGTCGGATCCGTCGACGAGTCACACGCTGGCCACCTCGCGACGATGCTGGCCTATGTGGACCGGCAGGAGCTCGATCCGCGCGAGACGTTCCACGAATGGGAGGCCGAGCTTCCGCCGGCCGAGCGCGCGGCGTTCGGCGGGCTCAAGGACTCGGCCGCGATCCGGGCGAGCATCGAGGCGGCCTTTCCCGGCCACACCGTCCACAATGTAGACGGGATGAACGAGGTCTACGTCTCCAACATGGGCGCCAAGGGCTCCGACCGGGCGTTCCTCCAGCACCACATCGACGGGCCGTTCGGCCTACTGCCGTTCATGACGCTGCTGCGCTGCCTGGTCGTCGTGCGGGGAAACGACCGCGTCACGACGATCTTCTCGGCCCAGCGGCGCGGTGACACGCTGCGTACGGGTCAGTTCTGCTGGTTCGACTACAACCGCGACATCCACCACATCACCAAGACCGGCGACCCCGACGACCTCCTCGACGACAGCCGCATCTGCCTCAAGGTGCACTACGCGGTCGCACCGCGGTGGCTCGCGCCGTTCCAATCGCTCTTCGAGGGGTGGAACGAGACCTACAACCGGCGGGCACGGCAGCTTTTCGTCGCGAGCAAGAACCCGCAGTCGGCGATCGGCCGGTTCCTCGGCGCGATCGTCAACGTCGGCACGTTTCTCTACCCGCTGTTCTTCCAATACGTCGGCGTGCTCAACCTGCTCGTCGTGCTGCTGTTCTGGGTCGCGTCCGCGGGCCATCCCACGGAGCGGGTCTACCTGTTCAGCTTCGTCCACTACCTCCTCTACGTCTTCGCCTACGCGTTCCGCGCGGTCGAGCCCGGCCGGTTCGCGCGCGACGCGACGCTGTTCCAGCTCATCGCGCTCGGCACGCTGTTCTACCAATACGGGCAGGAGGGGCTCGATGTGCCGTCGCTCGCGGTCGCGGCCGTCGGGTTCGGGCTGTCCGGGCTCGCGTTCCTGCGGCTCGGCTCCGACCGCACCTATTTCGGCGCGGAGTTCGGCGTCGTCCCGCCGGGCAGGGTCACGGGCTTCCCCTACGGTGTCATTCCGCATCCCATGATCGTCGGCAAGCTCGTCGGCTTCGCCGGGCTCGCGCTGCACGCACCGTTCCGCGCGGCGTGGTGGCCGCTGCTGGTCGGGCACGTGGCCTGCTACGTGCTCGTGCTGTGCCAGGAGCTAGCGGGCCGGCACGTGGCCTTCCGCTTCGAGGAGACCTACCGCGACTTCGCGCGGTTCCATCGGCGGACCGGGAACGTGGTCGTCCACCTCGTCACCACCGGGCTCGGCCTGCTCGGCATCTTCGGGCTCGTCGGCCTGGTCGGCCCGACGCCCGCGGTGGCGGTGTCGTTCGTCGCGGTCGGCTACGCGTTCTTCTGCGCCTACACGGCACCCGATCAGACCGCGCTGACGTCGGTCCTGTTCACCGGTGTCGTGCTGGCCGCCTACCTCGCCCTGCCCACGCTGATCTGGCCGGTCTCCGTCGGGCTGCTGGTCTTCGGCTGGGTGGCGCAGGACCTGTCCCACATCGTGTTCCGGGAGCGGACCTACATGAGCTCCTACCAGCGCGAGCGCGGGGCGGCGGGACAGTTCGCGCTGCACAGCGTGCTGCTCGTGCCGCTCATCTGCCGGGCCGCGTTCTTCCGTGTTACCGAGCCCGCAACCGCTTGA
- a CDS encoding alpha/beta fold hydrolase, producing the protein MSGLSRHWVQRGGVRLSYQVRDGPDPALVLLAGYGRSGSSWLPWLERVGPLPYRVVLVDHRGTGGSARSLRPYTLSTVADDAAAVLGAAAGHAPALVVGESMGGMVAQLLALRHPGQVGGLVLSASSARADFSRAFLRSLPLTVAAAVSKDVRVWSMCDRLLVHENKSPSDAHELLAPLREIQRAEPYSRVNSLLQAAAMSFHRTAGRLGAVGVPVEVLVGAGDRVLAPRNSRVLSECLPDARLTVLADAGHAIPFERPMELLRAVKRLRAR; encoded by the coding sequence GTCGTATCAGGTCCGCGACGGGCCGGACCCCGCACTCGTGTTGCTGGCCGGCTACGGCCGCTCGGGGAGCAGTTGGCTGCCTTGGCTCGAGCGGGTGGGTCCGCTGCCCTATCGAGTCGTGCTCGTCGACCACCGCGGCACGGGCGGGTCGGCGCGCTCTCTGCGGCCCTACACGCTCTCGACGGTGGCTGATGACGCCGCCGCCGTCCTGGGCGCCGCCGCCGGTCACGCTCCCGCCCTCGTGGTGGGGGAGTCGATGGGCGGGATGGTCGCGCAACTCCTCGCTCTCCGGCACCCGGGGCAGGTCGGCGGGCTGGTGCTGTCGGCCAGTTCGGCCCGCGCCGACTTCTCGCGCGCGTTCCTGCGTTCGCTGCCGCTGACCGTCGCGGCGGCGGTCTCGAAGGACGTCCGGGTGTGGTCCATGTGCGATCGCCTGCTCGTCCACGAGAACAAGAGCCCGAGCGATGCGCACGAGCTGTTGGCCCCGCTCCGGGAGATCCAGCGGGCGGAGCCCTATTCGCGGGTCAACTCGCTCCTCCAGGCGGCCGCGATGTCGTTCCATCGCACGGCCGGCCGGCTCGGAGCCGTCGGCGTGCCGGTCGAGGTGCTGGTCGGGGCCGGCGACCGGGTGCTCGCGCCGCGCAACTCACGCGTGCTGTCGGAATGCCTTCCGGACGCGCGGTTGACGGTCCTGGCCGATGCCGGGCACGCGATCCCGTTCGAACGACCGATGGAGCTCCTGCGCGCCGTCAAGCGGTTGCGGGCTCGGTAA